One segment of Streptomyces sp. XD-27 DNA contains the following:
- the nuoF gene encoding NADH-quinone oxidoreductase subunit NuoF — protein MTVATADGGATRPEAGGETSAEKLLAPVLTAFWDQPHSWTLETYRRYEGYEGMRKALAMAPDDVIALVKDAGLRGRGGAGFPTGMKWQFIPQGDGKPHYLVVNADESEPGTCKDIPLLFANPHALIEGMVIACHAIRSAHAFVYLRGEVVPVLRRLHEAVREAYEAGYLGPAERRREALGLDGLPGLDITVHAGAGAYICGEETALLDSLEGRRGQPRLRPPFPAVAGLYACPTVVNNVESIASVPAILNKGKEWFRSMGSEKSPGFTLYSLSGHVTNPGQYEAPLGITLRQLLDMSGGIRHGHRLKFWTPGGSSTPLLTDEHLDVPLDYEGVGAVGSMLGTKALQCFDETTCVVRAVTRWTEFYAHESCGKCTPCREGTYWLVQLLRDIEAGKGRMEDLDKLNDIADNINGKSFCALGDGAASPIFSSLKYFREEYEQHITGRGCPFDPAASTAWADGPKTSHLEVNA, from the coding sequence ATGACCGTGGCAACCGCGGATGGCGGCGCCACCCGGCCGGAGGCCGGAGGAGAGACCAGTGCCGAGAAGCTGCTCGCCCCCGTCCTGACCGCCTTCTGGGACCAGCCGCACTCCTGGACCCTGGAGACCTACCGCCGATACGAGGGCTACGAGGGCATGCGCAAGGCCCTCGCCATGGCGCCCGACGACGTCATCGCGCTGGTGAAGGACGCGGGGCTGCGCGGCCGCGGCGGCGCGGGCTTCCCCACCGGGATGAAGTGGCAGTTCATCCCCCAGGGCGACGGCAAGCCGCACTACCTCGTCGTCAACGCCGACGAATCCGAACCCGGCACCTGCAAGGACATCCCCCTTCTCTTCGCCAACCCGCACGCGCTCATCGAAGGCATGGTCATCGCCTGCCACGCCATTCGCTCCGCGCACGCCTTCGTCTATCTGCGGGGCGAGGTCGTCCCCGTACTGCGGCGGCTGCACGAGGCCGTACGCGAGGCGTACGAAGCGGGCTACCTCGGCCCGGCCGAACGGCGCCGCGAGGCCCTCGGCCTGGACGGCCTCCCCGGTCTCGACATCACCGTGCACGCGGGCGCGGGCGCCTACATCTGCGGCGAGGAGACCGCGCTGCTGGACTCCCTCGAAGGCCGCCGCGGCCAGCCCCGGCTGCGTCCCCCCTTCCCGGCCGTCGCCGGCCTGTACGCCTGCCCCACTGTGGTGAACAACGTCGAGTCCATCGCGTCCGTTCCCGCGATCCTCAACAAGGGCAAGGAATGGTTCCGTTCGATGGGCAGCGAGAAGTCCCCCGGCTTCACGCTCTACTCGCTGTCCGGACACGTCACCAACCCGGGCCAGTACGAGGCCCCGCTCGGCATCACCCTGCGCCAGCTGCTCGACATGTCCGGCGGCATCCGCCACGGGCATCGGCTCAAGTTCTGGACGCCCGGCGGCTCCTCCACCCCGCTGCTCACCGACGAGCACCTGGACGTCCCCCTGGACTACGAGGGCGTCGGCGCGGTCGGCTCGATGCTCGGCACCAAGGCCCTGCAGTGCTTCGACGAGACCACCTGCGTGGTGCGGGCCGTCACCCGCTGGACCGAGTTCTACGCCCACGAGTCCTGCGGCAAGTGCACCCCCTGCCGCGAAGGCACCTACTGGCTGGTCCAGTTGCTGCGCGACATCGAGGCCGGCAAGGGCCGCATGGAGGACCTCGACAAGCTGAACGACATCGCCGACAACATCAACGGCAAGTCGTTCTGCGCCCTCGGCGACGGCGCCGCCTCCCCGATCTTCTCCTCGCTGAAGTACTTCCGCGAGGAGTACGAGCAGCACATCACCGGCCGCGGCTGCCCCTTCGACCCGGCGGCGTCCACCGCCTGGGCCGACGGCCCGAAGACCTCTCACCTGGAGGTGAACGCATGA
- a CDS encoding NADH-quinone oxidoreductase subunit G, whose translation MTVTTNAPSSGGEAAVPPEDLVSLTIDGIEISVPKGTLVIRAAELLGIEIPRFCDHPLLDPVGACRQCIVEIEGQRKPMASCTITCTDGMVVKTQLSSPVAEKAQRGVMELLLINHPLDCPVCDKGGECPLQNQAMSAGQADTRFEGRKRTYEKPIPLSTQVLLDRERCVLCARCTRFQQQIAGDPMIELLDRGALEQVGIGDEPFESYFSGNTIQICPVGALTSAAYRFRSRPFDLVSSPSVCEHCAGGCATRTDHRRGKVLRRLAGNDPEVNEEWICDKGRFAFRYAQLPDRLTTPLVRDRETGELRTASWPEALAAAAEGLTAARGRTGVLTGGRLTVEDAYAYAKFARTVLNTNDIDFRARVHSSEEADFLAARVAGRGRDLDRTGVTYRSLEQAPAVLLAGFEAEEEAPGVFLRLRKAHRKHGQRTFALATHATRGLTKAGGTLLPAAPGTETEWLDALAAATGLDDDGRAVAEALRAEGAVIVVGERLAAVPGALTAAVRLAAATGAALAWIPRRAGERGAVEAGALPGLLPGGRPTTDPRARQQVADAWGVDGLPHTYGRDTGQIVEAAASGELGALLIAGVEVADLPDPARAVEALAEIGFLVSLEQRPTEVTARADVVLPVAAVAEKPGTFLNWEGRARPFETAIKPAQATRQHFPPDARVLHMLADAMAGAAGAAGPGGLALPDLAAVRREMARLGTWDGPYPADPVAIGQALPRPEEGEAVLAGHRLLLDQGLLQQGDEALAGTRHAAVARLSAATAAETGVKDGDLLAVTGPVGAVELPLRITPMPDRVVWLPLNSPRGGASGSVSHDTGARPGDLVRIGPAAASAAAPETTEPEVEA comes from the coding sequence ATGACAGTGACCACCAATGCTCCCTCCTCAGGAGGCGAGGCCGCGGTGCCACCCGAGGACCTGGTGTCGCTGACCATCGACGGCATCGAGATCTCCGTCCCCAAGGGGACGCTGGTCATCCGCGCCGCCGAGCTGCTCGGCATCGAGATCCCGCGGTTCTGCGACCACCCGCTGCTGGACCCGGTGGGCGCCTGCCGCCAGTGCATCGTCGAGATCGAGGGCCAGCGCAAGCCGATGGCCTCGTGCACCATCACCTGCACCGACGGGATGGTCGTCAAGACGCAGCTCTCCTCGCCCGTCGCCGAGAAGGCGCAGCGCGGCGTGATGGAGCTGCTGCTGATCAACCACCCGCTGGACTGCCCCGTCTGCGACAAGGGCGGCGAATGCCCGCTGCAGAACCAGGCGATGAGCGCGGGCCAGGCCGACACCCGCTTCGAGGGCCGCAAGCGCACGTACGAAAAGCCCATCCCGCTCTCCACCCAGGTGCTGCTGGACCGCGAGCGCTGCGTGCTCTGCGCCCGCTGCACCCGCTTCCAGCAGCAGATCGCCGGCGACCCGATGATCGAGCTGCTGGACCGTGGCGCGCTGGAGCAGGTCGGCATCGGCGACGAGCCCTTCGAGTCGTACTTCTCCGGGAACACCATCCAGATCTGCCCGGTCGGCGCGCTGACCTCGGCGGCCTACCGGTTCCGTTCCCGCCCCTTCGACCTGGTCTCCTCGCCGTCGGTGTGCGAGCACTGCGCGGGCGGCTGCGCCACCCGTACCGACCACCGGCGCGGCAAGGTGCTGCGGCGGCTCGCGGGCAACGACCCCGAGGTCAACGAGGAGTGGATCTGCGACAAGGGGCGGTTCGCCTTCCGCTACGCCCAGCTTCCGGACCGGCTGACCACCCCGCTGGTGCGCGACCGGGAGACCGGCGAGCTGCGGACCGCGAGCTGGCCCGAGGCGCTGGCGGCCGCCGCCGAGGGGCTGACGGCGGCGCGGGGCCGCACCGGCGTGCTGACCGGCGGCCGCCTCACCGTCGAGGACGCGTACGCGTACGCCAAGTTCGCCCGGACCGTCCTGAACACCAACGACATCGACTTCCGGGCCCGCGTGCACAGCAGCGAGGAGGCCGACTTCCTGGCCGCGCGGGTGGCCGGCCGCGGCCGGGACCTGGACCGCACGGGTGTCACGTACAGGTCGCTCGAGCAGGCACCGGCCGTCCTTCTCGCCGGGTTCGAGGCGGAGGAGGAGGCACCCGGGGTCTTCCTGCGGCTGCGCAAGGCGCACCGCAAGCACGGGCAGCGCACCTTCGCCCTGGCCACCCACGCCACCCGCGGGCTGACGAAGGCGGGCGGCACGCTGCTCCCCGCCGCGCCCGGCACCGAGACCGAGTGGCTCGACGCGCTCGCCGCCGCGACCGGCCTGGACGACGACGGCCGGGCGGTGGCCGAGGCGCTGCGCGCCGAGGGCGCGGTGATCGTGGTCGGCGAGCGGCTCGCGGCCGTCCCCGGCGCGCTCACCGCGGCGGTACGGCTGGCGGCCGCCACCGGCGCCGCGCTGGCCTGGATCCCGCGGCGGGCCGGGGAGCGCGGCGCCGTCGAGGCCGGGGCGCTGCCCGGACTGCTGCCCGGCGGCCGTCCCACGACCGACCCGCGCGCGCGGCAGCAGGTCGCCGACGCGTGGGGCGTCGACGGGCTGCCGCACACCTACGGCCGGGACACCGGCCAGATCGTCGAGGCCGCGGCGAGTGGCGAGCTCGGGGCGCTGCTCATCGCGGGCGTGGAGGTCGCCGACCTGCCGGATCCGGCGCGGGCCGTCGAGGCGCTGGCGGAGATCGGGTTCCTGGTGAGCCTGGAGCAGCGGCCGACCGAGGTGACCGCGCGGGCCGATGTGGTGCTGCCCGTGGCGGCGGTCGCCGAGAAACCGGGGACCTTCCTCAACTGGGAGGGCCGGGCCCGGCCGTTCGAGACCGCCATCAAGCCCGCCCAGGCCACCCGGCAGCACTTCCCGCCGGACGCCCGGGTGCTGCACATGCTCGCCGACGCGATGGCCGGCGCCGCCGGTGCGGCAGGGCCGGGCGGCCTGGCGCTGCCGGACCTGGCGGCCGTACGCCGCGAGATGGCCCGGCTGGGCACGTGGGACGGGCCGTACCCGGCCGATCCCGTCGCGATCGGGCAGGCACTGCCGCGCCCCGAGGAGGGCGAGGCGGTGCTGGCCGGCCACCGGCTGCTGCTCGACCAGGGGCTGCTCCAGCAGGGCGACGAGGCTCTGGCCGGGACCCGGCACGCCGCCGTGGCCCGGCTGTCGGCGGCCACCGCCGCCGAGACGGGCGTGAAGGACGGCGACCTGCTCGCGGTCACCGGCCCGGTGGGCGCGGTCGAACTGCCGCTGCGGATCACGCCGATGCCGGACCGGGTCGTCTGGCTCCCGCTCAACTCGCCGCGCGGCGGCGCGTCGGGCTCGGTGAGCCACGACACCGGGGCCCGGCCCGGTGACCTCGTCCGCATCGGCCCGGCGGCCGCGTCCGCGGCCGCGCCGGAGACCACCGAACCGGAGGTGGAAGCGTGA
- the nuoH gene encoding NADH-quinone oxidoreductase subunit NuoH, with protein sequence MASQTRGGVLAAEDLSMFGGDPWWLILVKAVFCFAMLMVTVLISIVMERKVLGWMQQRIGPNRHGPWGMLQSLADGVKLMLKEDVVVKRADKVVYVLAPIVAAVPAFMAVAVIPFGPAGNEVSVFGTRTAMQLTDLPIAVLYILATASVGIYGVVLAGWSSGSTYPLLGGLRSCAQMISYEIAMGLSFAAVFIYSGSMSTSAIVEAQQGRWYAVLLPVSFLVYIVAMIGEANRTPFDMPESEGDLVGGFNTEYSSIKFAMFMLAEYINMVTLSMVAVTLFLGGWRAPWPISAFWTGANHGWWPLLWFLVKVSTLLFVFIWIRASVPRVRYDQFMKLGWKVLIPISAVWVMLVATVRALRNEDYDFHQIVLYVGGGIVALLLLSFVADVFRERAEERTAAKAPPPPPSAFDPMAGGYPVPPLPGQTPPSVPRRRPRRDGDLIVSGGLNTDSDGKEADGA encoded by the coding sequence ATGGCGTCCCAGACCCGCGGCGGTGTGCTCGCGGCCGAGGACCTGTCCATGTTCGGGGGCGACCCCTGGTGGCTGATCCTGGTCAAGGCCGTCTTCTGCTTCGCGATGCTGATGGTGACGGTCCTGATCTCGATCGTCATGGAGCGCAAGGTCCTCGGCTGGATGCAGCAGCGGATCGGCCCCAACCGGCACGGCCCGTGGGGCATGCTCCAGTCCCTCGCGGACGGCGTGAAGCTGATGCTCAAGGAGGACGTGGTCGTCAAGCGCGCGGACAAGGTGGTCTACGTCCTCGCGCCGATCGTCGCCGCGGTGCCCGCGTTCATGGCGGTCGCGGTCATCCCCTTCGGCCCGGCGGGCAACGAGGTCTCGGTCTTCGGGACCCGTACCGCGATGCAGCTCACGGACCTGCCGATCGCGGTCCTGTACATCCTGGCGACCGCCTCGGTCGGCATCTACGGCGTCGTGCTCGCGGGCTGGTCCTCCGGGTCGACGTACCCGCTGCTGGGGGGCTTGCGCTCCTGCGCGCAGATGATCAGCTACGAGATCGCGATGGGCCTGTCCTTCGCGGCGGTGTTCATCTACTCCGGGTCGATGTCGACCTCCGCCATCGTGGAGGCGCAGCAGGGCCGCTGGTACGCGGTGCTGCTGCCGGTGTCGTTCCTGGTCTACATCGTCGCCATGATCGGCGAGGCCAACCGCACCCCGTTCGACATGCCGGAGTCCGAGGGCGACCTGGTCGGCGGCTTCAACACCGAGTACTCGTCGATCAAGTTCGCGATGTTCATGCTCGCCGAGTACATCAACATGGTCACCCTCTCGATGGTCGCCGTCACCCTGTTCCTGGGCGGCTGGCGGGCGCCGTGGCCGATCAGCGCCTTCTGGACGGGCGCCAACCACGGCTGGTGGCCGCTGCTGTGGTTCCTGGTCAAGGTCAGCACGCTGCTGTTCGTCTTCATCTGGATCCGCGCCTCGGTCCCCCGGGTGCGCTACGACCAGTTCATGAAGCTGGGCTGGAAGGTCCTCATCCCCATCTCCGCGGTCTGGGTGATGCTCGTCGCCACCGTGCGGGCGCTGCGCAACGAGGACTACGACTTCCACCAGATCGTGCTCTACGTCGGCGGCGGCATCGTGGCGCTGCTGCTGCTCTCCTTCGTCGCCGACGTCTTCCGGGAGCGCGCGGAGGAGCGGACCGCGGCGAAGGCGCCGCCACCGCCACCGTCCGCCTTCGACCCGATGGCCGGCGGCTACCCGGTTCCCCCGCTGCCCGGACAGACCCCGCCGTCCGTACCGCGCCGCCGCCCGCGCCGTGACGGCGACCTGATTGTCAGTGGTGGCCTCAATACTGACAGTGACGGAAAGGAGGCCGACGGTGCCTGA
- the nuoI gene encoding NADH-quinone oxidoreductase subunit NuoI: protein MPEFENPVAGFGVTFRNIFKKRITEQYPEEKKPTAPRFHGRHQLNRHPDGLEKCIGCELCAWACPADAIYVEGADNTDEERYSPGERYGRVYQINYLRCILCGLCVEACPTRALTMTNEYELADSTRASLIYTKDELLAGLREGMVDTPHAIYPGMDEQDYYRGLVAEAAPGTERQVAVSKGERPPSEEPSAPAEKAVTAPGGTRPAGTGEEA from the coding sequence GTGCCTGAGTTCGAAAACCCGGTCGCGGGCTTCGGTGTGACCTTCCGGAACATCTTCAAGAAGCGGATCACCGAGCAGTACCCGGAGGAGAAGAAGCCGACGGCCCCTCGCTTCCACGGCCGCCACCAGCTCAACCGGCACCCGGACGGGCTGGAGAAGTGCATCGGCTGCGAGCTGTGCGCCTGGGCCTGCCCGGCGGACGCGATCTATGTGGAGGGCGCGGACAACACCGACGAGGAGCGCTACTCCCCGGGTGAGCGGTACGGCCGCGTCTACCAGATCAACTATCTGCGCTGCATCCTGTGCGGCCTGTGCGTCGAGGCGTGCCCCACACGCGCGCTGACCATGACCAACGAGTACGAACTCGCCGACAGCACCCGCGCGTCGCTCATCTACACCAAGGACGAGCTGCTCGCCGGTCTGCGGGAGGGCATGGTCGACACCCCGCACGCGATCTACCCCGGCATGGACGAACAGGACTACTACCGGGGCCTGGTGGCCGAGGCCGCGCCCGGCACCGAGCGCCAGGTCGCGGTCTCCAAGGGCGAGCGGCCCCCGTCCGAGGAGCCCTCGGCCCCGGCGGAGAAGGCGGTCACGGCCCCCGGAGGTACCCGGCCGGCGGGGACGGGGGAGGAGGCATGA
- a CDS encoding NADH-quinone oxidoreductase subunit J — MSALAATASTGEAVQFWILGTVAVVGALGTVLMKKAVHSALSLAGTMIILAVFYLANGAYFLGVVQIVVYTGAIMMLFLFVVMLVGVTAADSLKETIKGQRWLAALCGLGFGILLCAGIGNASLNSWNGLADANSGGNVEGLAELVFTKYVFAFEITGALLITAAVGAMVLTHRERTEGRKSQRELAEQRIREGKQVTPLPAPGVYARHNAVDIPGLLPDGTVSDLTVSPTLRSRGQVRDVSGEALADLKALEQRAGQWRQQSGEGGGAAETGEGQEGEGTNGASGGNRPDENGNARDAQHSGGAAK; from the coding sequence ATGAGCGCGCTCGCGGCCACGGCCTCCACCGGGGAGGCCGTGCAGTTCTGGATCCTGGGGACGGTCGCCGTGGTCGGCGCGCTGGGCACGGTCCTGATGAAGAAGGCCGTGCACAGCGCCCTCTCGCTGGCCGGGACCATGATCATCCTGGCGGTGTTCTACCTCGCCAACGGGGCGTACTTCCTCGGCGTCGTGCAGATCGTCGTCTACACCGGCGCGATCATGATGCTGTTCCTCTTCGTCGTCATGCTGGTCGGCGTCACCGCCGCCGACTCGCTGAAAGAGACGATCAAGGGTCAGCGCTGGCTGGCCGCCCTGTGCGGTCTCGGCTTCGGCATCCTGCTCTGCGCCGGCATCGGCAACGCCTCGCTGAACTCCTGGAACGGCCTGGCCGACGCCAACTCCGGCGGCAACGTCGAGGGTCTGGCCGAACTCGTCTTCACCAAGTACGTCTTCGCCTTCGAGATCACCGGCGCACTGCTGATCACCGCGGCCGTCGGCGCGATGGTGCTCACCCACCGGGAGCGCACCGAGGGCCGCAAGAGCCAGCGCGAACTGGCCGAGCAGCGGATCCGCGAGGGCAAGCAGGTCACCCCGTTGCCCGCGCCCGGCGTCTACGCCCGGCACAACGCGGTGGACATCCCCGGCCTGCTGCCCGACGGCACGGTCTCCGACCTCACCGTCAGCCCCACCCTGCGCAGTCGCGGCCAGGTCCGCGACGTCTCGGGCGAGGCGCTGGCCGACCTCAAGGCGCTGGAGCAGCGCGCCGGCCAGTGGCGGCAGCAGAGCGGGGAGGGCGGCGGCGCGGCCGAGACCGGCGAAGGTCAGGAAGGCGAGGGAACCAACGGCGCGTCGGGCGGCAACCGGCCCGATGAGAACGGCAACGCGCGGGACGCTCAGCACTCAGGGGGAGCCGCCAAGTGA
- the nuoK gene encoding NADH-quinone oxidoreductase subunit NuoK produces the protein MNPVNYLYLASLLFTIGAAGVLIRRNAIVVFMCVELMLNACNLAFVAFSRMHGNLDGQIAAFFTMVVAAAEVVVGLAIIVTIFRARHSASVDDASLMKL, from the coding sequence GTGAATCCGGTCAACTACCTCTACCTGGCCTCGCTGCTGTTCACCATCGGCGCGGCCGGGGTGCTGATCCGGCGGAACGCCATCGTCGTGTTCATGTGCGTCGAGCTGATGCTGAACGCCTGCAACCTGGCGTTCGTCGCGTTCTCCCGGATGCACGGCAACCTCGACGGCCAGATCGCGGCCTTCTTCACGATGGTGGTCGCCGCGGCCGAGGTCGTGGTCGGCCTGGCCATCATCGTGACGATTTTCCGCGCCCGCCACTCGGCCTCGGTCGACGACGCCAGCCTGATGAAGCTCTAG
- the nuoL gene encoding NADH-quinone oxidoreductase subunit L, whose protein sequence is MENLIGLLVAAPLLGAAVLLCGGRRLDRTGHWIGTALAAASFAVGAVLFADMLGADEHERALHQHLFSWVPVGGFRADVAFQLDQLSMTFVLLITGVGTLIHIYSIGYMEHDERRRRFFGYLNLFLAAMLLLVLADNYLLLYVGWEGVGLASYLLIGFWQHKPSAATAAKKAFLVNRVGDVGLSIAIMLMFTTFGTFAFAPVLSEAEQAGEGKLTAIGLMLLLAACGKSAQVPLQSWLGDAMEGPTPVSALIHAATMVTAGVYLITRSGAIFNAAPDAQTAVVTVGAVTLLFGAIVGCAKDDIKKALAGSTMSQIGYMILAAGLGPIGYVFAIMHLVTHGFFKAGLFLGAGSVMHAMNDEVDMRKYGGLRRYMPVTFVTFGLGYLAIIGFPGLSGFWSKDKIIEAAFAKGGTEGWILGGAALLGAAITAYYMTRVMLLTFFGEKRWEPAPDPDTVPSVEPGIEVHPGEMPHPHEAPKSMTIPMIVLAFGSVFAGGLFSLNDAFLHWLEPVTGHSHGDSPLSAAAVTGGTVAVLLVGVALAWAQYGRRPVPRTAPRGSLLTRAARRDLLQDDFNHAVFVKPGEYLTRGLVYVDHTLVDGVVNGTAASVGGLSARLRKLQNGYARTYAVSMFGGAAVLIAATLLMRAV, encoded by the coding sequence GTGGAGAACCTCATCGGATTGCTTGTCGCGGCCCCGCTGCTCGGCGCGGCCGTGCTGCTGTGCGGCGGGCGCCGTCTGGACCGTACGGGGCACTGGATCGGCACCGCGCTGGCCGCGGCCTCGTTCGCCGTCGGCGCGGTGCTCTTCGCCGACATGCTGGGCGCGGACGAGCACGAACGGGCCCTGCACCAGCACCTGTTCAGCTGGGTCCCGGTCGGCGGCTTCCGGGCGGACGTCGCCTTCCAGCTCGACCAGTTGTCGATGACCTTCGTGCTGCTGATCACCGGTGTGGGAACCCTGATCCACATCTACTCGATCGGCTATATGGAGCACGACGAGCGCCGCCGCCGCTTCTTCGGCTATCTCAACCTGTTCCTGGCCGCGATGCTGCTGCTCGTCCTCGCCGACAACTACCTGCTGCTGTACGTCGGCTGGGAGGGCGTGGGCCTCGCCTCGTACCTGCTCATCGGCTTCTGGCAGCACAAGCCCAGCGCGGCCACGGCCGCGAAGAAGGCGTTCCTGGTCAACCGCGTCGGCGACGTCGGCCTGTCCATCGCGATCATGCTGATGTTCACCACCTTCGGCACGTTCGCCTTCGCGCCGGTGCTGTCGGAGGCGGAGCAGGCGGGGGAGGGCAAGCTCACCGCCATCGGGCTGATGCTGCTGCTCGCCGCGTGCGGCAAGTCGGCCCAGGTGCCGCTCCAGTCCTGGCTCGGCGACGCGATGGAGGGCCCGACCCCGGTCTCCGCCCTCATCCACGCGGCGACCATGGTGACCGCCGGCGTCTACCTCATCACCCGCTCCGGCGCGATCTTCAACGCGGCGCCGGACGCGCAGACGGCGGTGGTGACGGTCGGCGCGGTCACGCTCCTCTTCGGTGCCATCGTCGGTTGCGCGAAGGACGACATCAAGAAGGCGCTGGCCGGCTCCACGATGTCGCAGATCGGGTACATGATCCTGGCCGCCGGCCTGGGCCCGATCGGCTATGTCTTCGCGATCATGCACCTGGTCACCCACGGCTTCTTCAAGGCCGGGCTGTTCCTCGGCGCCGGATCGGTCATGCACGCCATGAACGACGAGGTCGACATGCGCAAGTACGGCGGGCTGCGGAGGTACATGCCGGTCACCTTCGTCACCTTCGGCCTCGGCTATCTCGCGATCATCGGCTTCCCCGGCCTGTCCGGGTTCTGGTCCAAGGACAAGATCATCGAGGCGGCCTTCGCCAAGGGCGGCACGGAGGGCTGGATCCTCGGCGGCGCGGCGCTGCTGGGCGCGGCCATCACCGCGTACTACATGACCCGCGTGATGCTGCTGACGTTCTTCGGCGAGAAGCGCTGGGAGCCGGCCCCCGACCCGGACACGGTGCCCAGCGTCGAACCGGGCATCGAGGTCCATCCGGGCGAGATGCCGCATCCGCACGAGGCGCCGAAGTCCATGACGATCCCGATGATCGTCCTCGCCTTCGGATCGGTCTTCGCGGGCGGCCTGTTCAGCCTCAACGACGCGTTCCTGCACTGGCTGGAGCCGGTCACCGGGCACAGCCACGGCGACTCGCCGCTCAGCGCCGCGGCCGTGACCGGCGGCACCGTCGCCGTGCTGCTGGTCGGCGTCGCGCTCGCCTGGGCGCAGTACGGCCGAAGGCCGGTGCCCCGCACCGCGCCACGCGGCAGCCTGCTCACCCGGGCCGCCCGCCGCGACCTGCTCCAGGACGACTTCAACCACGCCGTGTTCGTCAAGCCCGGCGAGTACCTGACCCGGGGGCTGGTCTACGTCGACCACACGCTCGTCGACGGGGTGGTCAACGGCACCGCGGCCTCCGTCGGCGGGCTGTCCGCGCGGCTGCGGAAGCTGCAGAACGGCTACGCCCGTACGTACGCGGTCTCGATGTTCGGCGGTGCGGCGGTGCTCATCGCCGCGACCCTGCTGATGAGGGCGGTCTGA
- a CDS encoding NADH-quinone oxidoreductase subunit M: MSFPLLTATAVVPAVGAIATAATPAGRRTAAKWTALGFSLATLVLAAVALVRFDPDGAHYQLTESHTWIRDFGVRYELGVDGIAVVLVALTAVLIPFVILAGWHDADPLETDGAEGRPDRRWRPTQGFFALILMVEAMVVLSFEATDVFLFYIFFEAMLIPMYFLIGGFGDRAGGRTEEETATQRSYAAVKFLLYNLAGGLIMLAAVVGLFVATADDLGTGTFSLQQITEARAAGQLDFGTGMERLLFLGFFFAFAVKAPLWPLHTWLPNAMGESTAPVAVLITAVVDKVGTFAMLRFCLQLFPEASRWATPVILVLAVVSIVYGALLAVGQRDIKRLIAYASISHFGFIILGIFAMTSQGQSGATLYMVNHGISTAALMLVAGFLITRRGSRLIADYGGVQKVAPVLAGTFLIGGLATLSLPGLAPFISEFLVLVGTFSRYPVLGIIATAGIVLAALYVLVLYQRTMTGPVKDEVRGMPDLRVRELVVVTPLIALLLFLGVYPKPVTEILDPAVDHTLSVVDKKDPEPDHPVTDAGWFRYSPQSDHAPGGAK, encoded by the coding sequence ATGTCATTTCCTCTGCTGACGGCCACGGCCGTGGTGCCGGCGGTCGGCGCGATCGCCACCGCCGCCACGCCCGCCGGGCGGCGTACCGCGGCGAAGTGGACGGCGCTGGGCTTCTCGCTCGCCACGCTCGTCCTGGCGGCGGTCGCGCTGGTCCGCTTCGACCCGGACGGCGCGCACTACCAGCTCACCGAATCACACACCTGGATCAGGGACTTCGGGGTCCGCTACGAACTGGGCGTGGACGGCATCGCGGTGGTGCTCGTCGCGCTCACCGCCGTCCTGATCCCCTTCGTCATCCTGGCCGGCTGGCATGACGCCGACCCCCTCGAAACCGACGGCGCCGAGGGGCGGCCCGACCGGCGCTGGCGGCCCACCCAGGGCTTCTTCGCGCTGATCCTCATGGTCGAGGCGATGGTGGTGCTCTCCTTCGAGGCCACCGACGTCTTCCTCTTCTACATCTTCTTCGAAGCCATGCTGATCCCGATGTACTTCCTCATCGGCGGCTTCGGGGACCGGGCCGGCGGCCGGACCGAGGAGGAGACCGCCACCCAGCGTTCGTACGCGGCCGTGAAGTTCCTGCTCTACAACCTGGCCGGCGGCCTGATCATGCTGGCCGCGGTGGTCGGGCTGTTCGTGGCGACCGCCGACGACCTGGGCACCGGCACCTTCTCGCTCCAGCAGATCACCGAGGCCCGCGCCGCCGGGCAACTGGACTTCGGTACGGGGATGGAGCGGCTGCTGTTCCTCGGCTTCTTCTTCGCCTTCGCCGTCAAGGCGCCGCTGTGGCCGCTGCACACCTGGCTGCCGAACGCCATGGGGGAGTCCACCGCCCCCGTCGCCGTCCTGATCACCGCCGTGGTCGACAAGGTCGGCACCTTCGCGATGCTCCGCTTCTGCCTCCAGCTCTTCCCGGAGGCCAGCCGGTGGGCCACGCCGGTGATCCTGGTGCTGGCCGTGGTCAGCATCGTCTACGGCGCGCTGCTGGCGGTGGGCCAGCGCGACATCAAGCGGCTGATCGCCTACGCCTCGATCTCCCACTTCGGCTTCATCATCCTCGGCATCTTCGCGATGACCTCCCAGGGCCAGAGCGGCGCCACGCTGTACATGGTCAACCACGGGATCTCGACGGCGGCGCTGATGCTGGTGGCCGGATTCCTGATCACCCGGCGCGGCTCGCGGCTCATCGCCGACTACGGCGGGGTGCAGAAGGTGGCGCCGGTGCTCGCCGGCACCTTCCTCATCGGCGGTCTCGCCACGCTGTCCCTGCCCGGACTGGCCCCGTTCATCAGCGAGTTCCTGGTGCTGGTCGGCACGTTCAGCCGCTATCCGGTGCTCGGGATCATCGCCACCGCGGGCATCGTCCTGGCCGCGCTGTACGTGCTGGTGCTGTACCAGCGGACCATGACCGGGCCGGTCAAGGACGAGGTGCGCGGCATGCCGGACCTGCGGGTCCGTGAACTCGTCGTGGTGACGCCGCTGATCGCGCTGCTGCTCTTCCTCGGTGTCTATCCGAAGCCGGTCACCGAGATCCTCGATCCGGCGGTCGACCACACGCTGTCGGTGGTCGACAAGAAGGACCCCGAACCGGATCACCCCGTCACGGACGCGGGCTGGTTCCGCTACAGCCCGCAGAGCGACCATGCTCCCGGAGGTGCCAAGTGA